The DNA sequence ACTCGGACCCTCCGTGCCCGTCAAATACGCCAAAGTAGAATATTTGAGGATCCCCCAGGGCGCTGTAAGCATTGATGCTTTCACCTGTGGGTCTTGGCTGGCGCACCAAACTGGTTGGTACACGCCTTGAGAAAGCTGGCAACGTTATTGTCCCAGCTTGGTTGGTATCCTCGTTGTATGGCCGCTGTCCGCGCGAGACAGATGTACCAAAGTGGTGCTTGGCGCTTCGTAGAGGGATACGGACTACCGTCAAGTCGCGACCGGGCATATTTGGTGGGTTCAAGGCTGGTGATGACCCAGGTTCTGGCGTGTGTGGTGTCGAGGCAGATCGAGGAAGCTTGTGGCCGGGGCCGACAGAGGATCGCGAGTCTGGATGaagcgaggacgagggaaGGTGAGTTATGAAGTAGTTGTGAAAGCCCCGTCGTAGAACTGGGGTGGCGGCGACAGTGCTCTGGGCTCGCCAGCTGCCGCAAGGCTGTGTCGCATCGCGGTGTGCCAGGATGGTAGCTCGAGTTGGTGTTCGGAGGTGACGGTTGGCCCCTGCGAGTCGCAAGGCGCGAGTGTGCGAGACGGTAAGGTTCCGCATCTGAGCTCGTCCGTAGTGATGAAAAAAGGTTGCGATGTAACTCATGAAGGCGTCGAGGAGGGTaggagtgggtggtgggagtcgGGACGAAGCTGTCCGGACACTCCTCACCGTAAGCTGTCCCAGAGCCCGACGACAAGGCAATGGGAGCATCGCCAAGCAGACAGAGCCAATTGCAGTCTTATAAAACACCAGCTAATGTAAGTTCCCGGCCAGCAAATAGGTAGAGACTCGATATCGTGCAAAATGCGGCCATGGAACCGGAAAGAGGTGGCTGACGTAgtgcgagggcgaggtgCAGGCCGAGCAGGCACTTGATGAGTTCGGGGAATATGTTGGGGCCAAGAGGCGTGCTCTTCGTGCGCTGCGGCAATTGGCTGTCTTTGGTTGACTTGTAGGGACTTGGCGTTCAGGGTTTGCTTTCCACAGTCTGGGGCTGGCTCGGCTGATGTTTTCCACTGGGAATCGAGCTCGGATAACGGAGAGTCTGTGATAGATGTCTGGTGATAGATAAAAAGGGACGGAAAGATGCTTGGATATTGCTGTTGCAGGGAATAAACATGCACTTTTGACAGAAACGCAGGGGAGCGGCATGCTCTCTGGGGCACTGGGGGTCCGCTGGTGGGGGCTTTGTCAACGTCATTTTAGCGGGTGCTCTTGGCACCTTTGATCTCACTCTCAACCCTCGCTCTCAATGACAGATGAACCGTGATGTTCTTTTTCTCGATATGGTAGTCTTACACTCGACCTAAAGCGATACACCCTGGCATTTGTTGGTCTCAACCAGCATTACTTTTATAGGTAATTCTCAAACAACCCGTATCCCATGACTGACCACTTCGGCCTAACCCTCATCTGGAGCCACATGTCAGGCTGAAGATTTTCGAGCTAGGGATATGGATCACGATATTCGGCCCTTGTGGACTGCCGTTACAAATAGCGGATTCTGAAAACGCAACATCGTGGTTAGCAAGCACATCGTGGACAAAATAAGTGGTACTGCAAGTCGGTAAAACGTATAATTATCATCGAGCTTCACCttttaaaaagaaaaacaggTGTCAAAAGATAATTGTCACGCCTCAGAAGATAGCTAAAAGGTCTAAAAAATAATCAAGAGGCCTATTAACGATCTTCTAAGGCCTGTCAGTTATCTATTAAGGCCCcttaactatcttttaaagcCTATTAAATATTTTTGAGGCCTGGTTCAGTGTTTTCCAGTGCCAGTTATTCGATCCACGACGTGGTTGGTTATCAGATCAGATCGCCCCTAACGCCATCCACCGGCCAACCGCCCTATAAGAATTTTTTTTCAGAGCCGGCCAGGGGCAAACCCAAAAAAGCCTCCTCAAACATTCACCACGGGAGCCTAATCCCGTCCCGGCCCTGAGTCTGATCTTTTCTCAGCCCCGGTCCCGGTCATGGACGGCTCCGCTCCGGAACAAGTCAACCCGGCCGGCCCGCCTCGGGGAAAATATCTTGGCGATCTGGCTGTGGTCGACATAGCTCCTGAGGGTGACCTTGTCCTTCGTGTCACCTTCAACACGTCGAAAGAAACACTCACGGCAGCCAAAGAGTCAAAGGAGCCACCAACGGCTCTCAAGCCCACAGTGAAGCAAGGCTACAGGGTGCAAATATCTGTTCTAAAAGCCAATTCAGGGTACTTCAACCGTTTGCTAGGGGACACACGGTTTGTGGAAGCCAAGGCAGTTGAAAATGCCCTCCAAAAGCTGTCCCTATCAAACGTAAAACCCTCCGAAGCAGACCTTTCCGAGCTGCCAATCGTCGAAATCAGTGAAGATGACGAAGCCTCCCGTACCGCCAACCTCAGCTTGGCCTTCGGTGACCTGATGAGGATCCTTCATCGagtccccatcaccaccaggcCCCTCGCCGTCCGCTACCTGGCCATCATTGCCGTCCTAGCAGATCGCTTCGACTGCACCCCCTTAGTATCCAAATGGCTAGCCGCAATCAAGTTCAAattcccccccatcaccacccaaaaccaaaaccgaACCGGCCCAGCCCTCTCCAAGTCCTCCGAagagctcctccgccaaaaGATCCTCGTCTCCTGGCTTCTCGACCGCCCATTAGTCTTCCAACCCTCCACTCGCGAGCTAGTCATGTACGGCTCAAGACGATGGTGCACCCTCttcgacgaagaagacgaaaaGTCCGAACACGTCTACACAGCAGCATGGTGGGATCTCCCCTCCGGTCTCGAACAAGAACTCCAGCTCCGCCGGGACTGCATCCTCAACACCGTCTCCTCCGTCCCATCacacttcctctccctctacaTCTCCCCCTCGCAGTCTCGCCCCCAGTGCAAGCTAGGCtacacctcctctcccagctGCGACTCTTTCCAATTAGGGGTAGCTATCAAATTTCTCTCCAAccgcaacctcctctcctttgTCGATTTTGCCCCAAAGTCGTACGATAAATTCCATGCTTCTGGCCCGCCAAATGACTACATCATGTCTGACGTCTTGCACATAATCAAGACTCTTAAGCAATGCCCGGCGTATCAAATCGATAACAACCACAGGCATTGCGATCTGAGGGGTAGGATGGGCAGGATATTGGAATTTGTCGAGGCCAGGCtgggaggtggcggggtgGGTATCAATCGGGTAGAGTGGGCGAAGGATAGAGTGGAAGCTTCCTGGGAAAGGAGGCACGGGgcggaagatggggaggaaagggtCTTGAAGTATACCAGCTCAATGAGCTCTGATCAGAGGCTAAGATACGGGGGTGCATTTGCGGCAGAGAAGTTAGCAAGAGAGGTATTCACAGCCGATGAGTGGGATTGGACAGCCGGAGAAAATGAAGGGGAGACAGAAGGAATCAGCTTCGGAAAATGGAAGCTTGGGGAGAAGTCTTTTCCCAAATGATGTCTTGAGAGCTGCGGGCAAACTCCCTGGTTTACTCACGGTATTACTTTACACTTATTCGCGTTATTTCTGGCTTGTCCACGATACCTCTGGCTTGCTTGTGATATACTTCTGGCTTGCCTGTGATATATTTCTGGTTTGCTTGTGGTATACTCTTGGCTTGCTTGTGATGGTTTCGGCTTGCTCACGATAAATTCCTGGCTTGCTCACGCCTTGTGGCTCGGTTCACACGCGCTGCTATGGCTTATAAGAGAGTCGAAAATGCCATTCATAAACAAAGAACACGCCTTATTGATATCATCCATTTGAATGTGTTTCAAATTGACTAAACTACCATACAGCGGCAGTACCTATGATACAGATGTCGGCCATTACCCTAACCTCCATAAACTCTCTCAGTGAGGCCCAGACAACCATCAAAGCCTTCAGAAATTTCCAGCGAAGCCTCAAACCATCCTTGAAATATTGTCTTCAATCTTCACATACGGAGCCGCATTTCCCTCAACGCAGAGGATGTCACTGCCAGGCCCAATGGCTGTCTTGATGCTCTCCCCCCTGCGTCCAATGTGCTCCTCTGTCGGTGTTGGCTTCTTGG is a window from the Podospora pseudocomata strain CBS 415.72m chromosome 6, whole genome shotgun sequence genome containing:
- a CDS encoding hypothetical protein (EggNog:ENOG503P115), with the translated sequence MDGSAPEQVNPAGPPRGKYLGDLAVVDIAPEGDLVLRVTFNTSKETLTAAKESKEPPTALKPTVKQGYRVQISVLKANSGYFNRLLGDTRFVEAKAVENALQKLSLSNVKPSEADLSELPIVEISEDDEASRTANLSLAFGDLMRILHRVPITTRPLAVRYLAIIAVLADRFDCTPLVSKWLAAIKFKFPPITTQNQNRTGPALSKSSEELLRQKILVSWLLDRPLVFQPSTRELVMYGSRRWCTLFDEEDEKSEHVYTAAWWDLPSGLEQELQLRRDCILNTVSSVPSHFLSLYISPSQSRPQCKLGYTSSPSCDSFQLGVAIKFLSNRNLLSFVDFAPKSYDKFHASGPPNDYIMSDVLHIIKTLKQCPAYQIDNNHRHCDLRGRMGRILEFVEARLGGGGVGINRVEWAKDRVEASWERRHGAEDGEERVLKYTSSMSSDQRLRYGGAFAAEKLAREVFTADEWDWTAGENEGETEGISFGKWKLGEKSFPK